A DNA window from Parabacteroides johnsonii DSM 18315 contains the following coding sequences:
- a CDS encoding DUF6057 family protein, producing MKYKLVAFWLVVFGALFAFLQTRFEYHFYYIEQSQLFLFTEAYIRNKLLLPGGFSMLVAEFLVQFFIRPYVGALVTAALLTGVGVCTAGIVKRIAPVSGLFILYVLPMLALLFMHFDFNYRVQGTVCYLMMMALLCGYMRIRNDLFRLVAGCVLVTVLFWLAGSIAVLFAGMVCLFEGLRKTPKWYISLIWVAEVLLLGVGTVYFSLMGEYRWVFGPDLYYHNTLHPKEIIYYSWICLPLVFLVAFFIRNKNSLSGKKWRAGISCIVQLAMIGAVLWWGMPKYSDAKTLRLKKLDYFARTEQWDKTIEECKGKLTNFLYMCHLNMALANKGELSDKMFNFDQRGPQGLLVQWNKSENISCLLSDIYFTMGATASSQEMAFEGYVSAMEDGNPRMLKRLVQTNLIYGTYPIAEKYISILERTYAYRDWAQSQRKFLYNDEVVESDPVLGIRRRMLPDRNSLAMINGLTGDLELFLEKGPANSAALQYLGAMYLLAKDLEGFKAMVEKYYGTEFLPVLPVHFQEAVIVMSEKEPDYWKRFNVSETTVARFADYKKQVLANRNNSAIAGLLNRSYGNTYWFYFMFK from the coding sequence ATGAAATACAAACTTGTTGCCTTTTGGTTGGTCGTTTTCGGAGCTTTGTTTGCTTTCTTGCAAACGCGTTTCGAGTATCACTTTTATTATATAGAACAGAGCCAGCTGTTTTTGTTTACCGAGGCGTATATAAGGAATAAACTGCTTCTTCCGGGTGGCTTTTCCATGTTGGTGGCGGAATTCCTGGTGCAGTTTTTTATCCGTCCCTATGTTGGGGCGTTGGTTACTGCGGCCTTATTGACAGGTGTCGGGGTTTGTACGGCTGGTATTGTGAAACGGATCGCGCCTGTTTCGGGGCTTTTTATCCTTTATGTGCTACCGATGTTGGCTTTGCTATTCATGCATTTCGACTTCAATTACAGGGTACAGGGCACTGTTTGCTACCTGATGATGATGGCTTTGCTCTGTGGGTATATGAGGATACGGAATGATCTTTTCCGTTTGGTGGCAGGCTGTGTGTTGGTTACGGTCTTGTTCTGGTTGGCAGGATCGATTGCCGTCTTGTTTGCCGGAATGGTTTGCCTGTTCGAAGGGTTGCGGAAGACGCCTAAATGGTATATCTCGTTGATCTGGGTTGCGGAGGTTTTGCTATTAGGTGTTGGAACGGTTTATTTCTCTTTGATGGGCGAATATCGGTGGGTTTTCGGGCCGGATCTGTATTACCACAATACGCTCCATCCAAAAGAAATCATTTATTATTCTTGGATTTGCCTGCCTCTGGTCTTTCTTGTCGCTTTCTTTATCCGGAATAAAAATAGCTTGTCCGGAAAGAAATGGCGGGCGGGGATCAGTTGTATCGTTCAATTGGCTATGATCGGTGCCGTCCTGTGGTGGGGAATGCCCAAATATAGCGATGCAAAGACGCTGAGGTTGAAAAAACTGGATTACTTTGCCCGAACGGAACAATGGGACAAGACAATAGAAGAATGTAAAGGGAAACTGACTAACTTTTTATATATGTGCCATCTGAATATGGCATTGGCCAATAAGGGGGAACTTTCGGACAAAATGTTCAACTTCGACCAACGGGGACCTCAGGGATTGCTTGTACAATGGAATAAATCGGAAAATATATCTTGCCTGCTCAGTGATATCTATTTTACGATGGGAGCAACCGCATCATCGCAGGAAATGGCTTTTGAAGGTTATGTGAGTGCTATGGAGGATGGCAATCCTCGTATGCTGAAAAGACTGGTGCAGACAAATCTGATTTATGGCACGTATCCCATAGCTGAAAAATATATCTCGATACTTGAGAGAACATATGCATATCGTGATTGGGCTCAATCACAGCGCAAATTCCTTTATAATGACGAAGTTGTCGAAAGCGATCCTGTATTGGGAATCCGCAGGCGGATGTTGCCGGATCGGAATTCATTGGCAATGATAAATGGGTTGACGGGGGACCTGGAGCTTTTCCTGGAAAAGGGACCGGCCAATTCTGCAGCATTGCAGTATTTGGGTGCTATGTATTTACTGGCTAAAGATTTAGAGGGGTTTAAAGCGATGGTGGAGAAATATTATGGGACGGAGTTCTTGCCTGTTTTACCTGTGCATTTCCAGGAAGCTGTCATTGTGATGTCTGAAAAAGAACCGGATTACTGGAAACGTTTCAATGTCTCCGAAACAACTGTAGCCCGCTTCGCCGACTATAAAAAGCAGGTGCTTGCGAACCGTAATAACAGTGCTATTGCCGGGTTGTTGAACCGGTCGTACGGAAATACCTACTGGTTTTACTTTATGTTTAAATGA
- a CDS encoding RagB/SusD family nutrient uptake outer membrane protein, whose amino-acid sequence MKSLKNIILGISCASAIALTGCIDETLPTHQATDEQLSSSSKATEALLWAMPAFANNYKTVDGGDYDYGYASLMHIRDVMTEEMVVLESNYDHYSAWEHNQYIGPNYLSTQFIWTYFWKFVQTTNNMIGAIDPENANETQLGYLGAAYGYRAFIYLDMARMYEFLENDGTSSTNASGNNVLNLTVPIVTEGVTEESARNNPRVKRQEMYEFILADLNKAEEYIPNFHRSTKTLPDLAVVYGLKARLYMWMEDYANAQIYARKAIDESGATPTTQEQWLNATSGFNDISVSSWMFGSTMQKEDDVVKSGIINWTSWMSNETTYGYAAAGPMPLVDVNFYNKIADTDFRKLSWKAPAGSALSGKNTYVDEAAGAALPEYASLKFRPGSGNTSDFNVGSACSYPMMRVEEMYFIEAEAVAQQNPAQGVTLLNDFMNNYRDPQYKCTKSNKDDIVKEIVFQKRVEFWGEGQSFFDIKRLNMPQTRGYAGTMHHTISRFNTTTRPAYMNFCIVRSEGNNNTALVGFENPDPSDVYSSWAE is encoded by the coding sequence ATGAAAAGTTTAAAGAATATTATATTAGGAATATCTTGTGCTTCGGCTATCGCTTTGACAGGATGTATAGATGAGACTTTGCCGACTCATCAAGCTACGGATGAGCAATTAAGTTCTTCTTCCAAAGCAACGGAGGCACTTCTTTGGGCTATGCCGGCATTTGCCAATAACTATAAAACCGTAGATGGCGGGGATTATGATTATGGATACGCTTCATTGATGCACATCCGTGACGTAATGACAGAAGAAATGGTTGTTTTAGAAAGCAATTACGATCATTATAGTGCTTGGGAACATAACCAATACATTGGTCCGAACTATCTTTCCACTCAGTTCATCTGGACTTATTTCTGGAAATTCGTTCAGACAACCAATAATATGATCGGCGCTATCGATCCGGAAAACGCAAATGAGACACAGCTGGGATATTTAGGGGCCGCTTATGGATATCGTGCATTTATTTATCTGGATATGGCCCGTATGTACGAATTTCTCGAAAATGACGGAACTTCTTCAACCAATGCAAGTGGAAACAATGTTTTGAATCTTACTGTTCCCATTGTAACGGAAGGTGTAACTGAAGAATCCGCTCGTAATAATCCGCGTGTGAAACGTCAGGAAATGTATGAGTTCATCCTTGCCGACCTAAATAAGGCCGAAGAATATATCCCTAATTTCCATCGCTCGACTAAAACATTACCCGATTTGGCCGTTGTATATGGATTGAAAGCCCGATTATATATGTGGATGGAAGATTATGCTAATGCACAGATCTATGCGCGTAAGGCTATTGACGAAAGTGGTGCAACCCCAACTACGCAGGAGCAATGGTTAAATGCCACTTCCGGATTCAATGATATCTCTGTTTCTTCTTGGATGTTCGGTTCTACCATGCAAAAGGAAGACGATGTGGTAAAATCCGGTATCATCAACTGGACTTCTTGGATGTCGAATGAAACGACCTACGGATATGCAGCTGCCGGACCGATGCCTTTAGTAGATGTCAACTTCTATAACAAAATTGCAGATACGGACTTTAGAAAATTATCTTGGAAAGCTCCGGCCGGTAGTGCTTTATCCGGCAAAAATACTTACGTCGATGAAGCTGCAGGAGCTGCTTTACCGGAATATGCCTCTTTGAAATTCCGCCCAGGCTCCGGAAATACGTCCGATTTCAATGTAGGGTCAGCTTGTTCATATCCGATGATGCGTGTAGAGGAAATGTATTTTATCGAAGCAGAAGCAGTCGCTCAGCAAAATCCGGCACAGGGGGTTACTCTGTTGAATGATTTTATGAATAATTATAGAGATCCGCAGTACAAATGTACAAAGTCCAACAAAGACGATATTGTAAAAGAAATCGTATTCCAGAAGCGTGTGGAATTTTGGGGTGAAGGACAGAGTTTCTTCGACATTAAACGTTTGAACATGCCTCAGACTCGCGGTTATGCAGGAACAATGCATCATACAATCAGCCGTTTCAATACGACAACACGTCCTGCCTATATGAACTTCTGTATCGTTAGAAGCGAAGGAAACAATAACACAGCTTTAGTCGGATTCGAGAATCCGGATCCGAGTGATGTATATTCTTCTTGGGCTGAATAA
- a CDS encoding TolB family protein: MERKNIYMCMLAALLSCSDSVKVSRTLDEMPVIFPDYNGVVIPPNIAPLNFALNDQDAGSCAVFSFGGQQFEVKGEKGGFVIPPSKWKKLLESATGNSIQVTVQVKQGNEWVAYSPFTIQVAAEKIDSYLAYRLIDPGYELWNKMGIYQRDLESYTQTPIIENKMSGNNCVNCHSFCMQNPDKMLFHMRETFPGTILVDGDKIEKLNTKTRETISSLVYPSWHPSGKYVAFSVNTTKQAFHLNDKNRVEVYDEASDVVVYDVEKHEIVTASTIFSKDAFETFPTFSPDGKTLYFCTAEARPIPQEYSEVKYNLCSISFDPATRTFGTQVDTLYNAKSGGMSASFPRVSPDGRYLLYTLSGYGNFSIWHKDADLYMTDLQIGTSRPLAEVNSDDVESYHSWSSNSRWFVFSSRRIDGLYTRPYIAYVGEDGKVGKPFLLPQKDVGFYPSFMKSFNIPEFITGKVKVQGRALAIKAKEDKGTDVRFAK, encoded by the coding sequence ATGGAAAGAAAGAATATATATATGTGTATGCTGGCTGCTTTGTTGTCTTGTTCCGACTCGGTGAAAGTGAGCCGTACATTGGACGAGATGCCTGTCATTTTTCCGGATTATAACGGTGTGGTAATTCCCCCTAATATAGCTCCCTTGAATTTTGCTTTGAACGACCAGGATGCCGGATCGTGTGCTGTTTTTTCTTTTGGAGGGCAACAATTCGAAGTGAAAGGAGAAAAGGGTGGCTTTGTGATTCCCCCTTCCAAATGGAAGAAATTATTGGAATCGGCTACTGGTAACTCCATACAGGTGACGGTTCAGGTGAAACAAGGCAATGAGTGGGTGGCCTATTCTCCTTTTACCATCCAGGTTGCTGCGGAAAAAATAGACTCTTATCTGGCTTATCGTCTGATTGATCCGGGATATGAGTTGTGGAATAAGATGGGAATCTATCAGCGGGATCTGGAGAGTTATACGCAAACTCCCATTATTGAAAATAAGATGAGTGGAAACAATTGTGTGAATTGCCATTCGTTTTGCATGCAGAATCCGGATAAGATGTTGTTCCATATGCGTGAGACTTTTCCGGGAACGATCCTGGTCGATGGTGATAAGATAGAAAAACTGAATACCAAGACGAGGGAAACGATTTCTTCTTTGGTTTACCCTTCCTGGCATCCTTCGGGTAAATATGTGGCTTTCTCTGTGAATACGACCAAGCAGGCATTTCATCTGAATGACAAGAATAGGGTGGAGGTATATGATGAGGCTTCAGATGTTGTGGTATACGATGTGGAAAAACACGAGATCGTAACAGCTTCAACTATTTTTTCGAAAGATGCTTTTGAAACATTTCCTACTTTCTCTCCCGACGGAAAGACACTCTATTTCTGTACAGCGGAGGCCCGCCCTATTCCGCAGGAATACTCAGAAGTCAAATATAACTTATGTTCCATTTCCTTTGATCCGGCGACACGTACTTTCGGAACGCAGGTTGATACGCTTTACAATGCGAAGAGCGGCGGAATGAGTGCTTCTTTCCCGCGTGTTTCACCTGACGGACGTTACCTTTTATATACATTGTCCGGTTATGGAAACTTTTCGATCTGGCATAAAGATGCCGATTTATATATGACGGATCTTCAGATTGGCACGAGTCGTCCGTTGGCGGAAGTGAATAGCGACGATGTTGAAAGCTACCATTCCTGGAGCAGCAACAGTCGTTGGTTCGTTTTCAGCAGCCGGCGGATAGACGGTTTATATACACGTCCGTATATTGCTTATGTGGGAGAAGATGGCAAAGTAGGCAAGCCGTTTCTACTGCCTCAGAAAGATGTCGGTTTCTATCCCTCTTTTATGAAATCTTTCAATATCCCGGAATTTATAACCGGAAAAGTAAAAGTTCAAGGCCGGGCTCTGGCTATTAAGGCGAAAGAGGATAAGGGGACCGATGTCAGGTTTGCAAAATAA
- the argB gene encoding acetylglutamate kinase, with product MEKLTLIKVGGKIVEEEETLRNLLNDFSQVEGYKVLVHGGGRSATKLAAQLGIESKMVGGRRITDADMLRVVTMVYGGLVNKNIVAGLQALGINALGLTGADMNLMRSDKRPVGEVDYGFVGDVKEVNADLLASLIHQDIVPVLAPLTHDKQGHMLNTNADTIAGEAAKALAKHFEVTLMFCFEKKGVLKDENDDESVIPEIDRTAFKQYVEAGVIQGGMIPKLENSFQAIDAGVKQVIITQASDIHLGKGTRVF from the coding sequence ATGGAAAAGCTGACGCTGATAAAGGTGGGAGGAAAGATTGTGGAAGAAGAAGAAACACTCCGCAATCTGCTGAATGACTTCTCGCAGGTGGAAGGATATAAAGTGCTGGTTCATGGGGGGGGACGTTCCGCTACCAAACTTGCTGCACAGTTGGGTATCGAGAGTAAGATGGTGGGCGGTCGCCGGATTACGGATGCAGATATGTTGAGAGTGGTTACAATGGTTTACGGAGGACTGGTCAATAAGAATATTGTCGCCGGCCTTCAGGCCTTAGGCATAAACGCGTTGGGACTGACCGGAGCGGATATGAATCTGATGCGGTCGGACAAACGTCCGGTAGGAGAGGTTGACTACGGTTTTGTCGGTGATGTGAAAGAGGTGAATGCGGATTTGCTGGCCTCCCTGATTCATCAGGATATTGTTCCCGTATTAGCTCCCCTTACACACGACAAACAAGGACATATGTTGAATACCAATGCCGATACGATCGCGGGAGAAGCAGCTAAAGCTCTGGCAAAACATTTTGAAGTGACTTTGATGTTCTGCTTTGAGAAGAAAGGGGTTTTGAAAGATGAGAACGATGATGAAAGTGTGATTCCCGAAATAGACCGTACGGCTTTTAAGCAGTATGTGGAAGCAGGTGTGATTCAAGGGGGAATGATCCCTAAACTCGAAAATTCGTTTCAAGCGATTGATGCCGGGGTTAAGCAGGTGATTATCACGCAGGCTTCAGATATTCATTTGGGAAAGGGCACACGTGTCTTTTAA
- a CDS encoding ATP-binding cassette domain-containing protein yields MENRKIMVNIRNVVTRLPELRFEEPLNWIIEEGQQWAVIGPNGAGKTLIADVMQRKFALKEGEVTFGYEGNVSNLVKSIAFKDIYSLADCRNSYYQQRWHSTETDEVPTIEDILNEDAGSEDYHNVLSLFGIEEFLPKKLIFLSSGELRKFLIVRTLLKRPRVLILDNPFIGLDAPSRGVLVEMLQQMTKLKGVQVVLLLSNPDDIPEMITHILPVKQRKCLPIYSREKFLKQTDLIADLFPSEGKVDSVRSESFSLPVEDQKEPSTHLVTFRMEHVSVKYGSRTILKELDWEVKNGEKWALFGPNGAGKSTLLSLIYADNPQSYANTLYLFDRKRGSGESIWDIKKRIGYVSPEMHLFYMENVPVLSIVGSGFFDSVGLFRKCTEQQQQIALAWMRVFGIEELKDRSFLTLSSGEQRLALLARAFVKDPDLIILDEPLHGLDVSNKKKAAAIIEQFCSCPGKTLIYVTHYPHELPSCVDRRFELVKHA; encoded by the coding sequence ATGGAAAATAGGAAAATAATGGTGAATATTCGGAACGTCGTGACCCGTTTGCCGGAACTGCGTTTTGAAGAACCTCTCAACTGGATAATAGAAGAGGGACAACAATGGGCTGTCATCGGGCCAAATGGTGCAGGCAAAACATTGATTGCCGATGTTATGCAACGTAAATTTGCATTGAAGGAAGGCGAAGTTACTTTCGGATACGAGGGGAATGTCAGTAATCTGGTGAAAAGTATAGCGTTTAAAGATATTTACTCTTTGGCTGATTGCCGTAATTCTTATTATCAGCAACGCTGGCATTCGACTGAAACGGACGAGGTTCCTACAATAGAAGATATATTAAATGAAGATGCCGGATCGGAAGATTATCATAATGTGTTATCTTTGTTCGGTATAGAAGAGTTTTTGCCGAAGAAACTGATCTTCCTGTCCAGTGGTGAATTGAGAAAGTTCTTGATTGTTCGTACGTTGTTGAAACGTCCCCGTGTCTTGATATTGGATAATCCTTTTATCGGACTGGATGCTCCTTCGAGAGGTGTTCTGGTGGAGATGTTGCAGCAAATGACGAAATTGAAAGGTGTGCAGGTGGTTTTACTGCTTTCCAATCCGGATGATATACCTGAAATGATTACGCATATCTTACCGGTCAAGCAGCGTAAGTGCCTTCCGATTTACAGTCGGGAGAAATTCCTGAAGCAAACGGATCTGATTGCTGATTTGTTCCCGTCCGAAGGAAAAGTCGATTCTGTTCGGAGCGAGTCGTTTTCACTCCCGGTTGAGGATCAGAAAGAACCTTCCACCCATCTCGTTACTTTCAGGATGGAACACGTTTCGGTCAAATATGGTAGCCGTACCATCCTGAAAGAATTGGATTGGGAAGTGAAAAATGGGGAGAAGTGGGCGTTGTTCGGTCCGAACGGGGCAGGCAAGTCGACTTTGTTGAGCTTGATTTATGCCGATAATCCTCAATCGTATGCCAACACGCTTTATCTTTTTGACCGGAAACGTGGGTCGGGAGAAAGTATCTGGGATATAAAGAAGCGCATCGGATATGTTTCCCCGGAAATGCATCTTTTCTATATGGAGAATGTACCGGTATTGAGTATCGTTGGTTCCGGTTTCTTTGACTCAGTCGGGTTGTTCAGGAAGTGTACGGAGCAGCAACAACAGATAGCTTTGGCTTGGATGCGTGTATTCGGTATCGAAGAGTTGAAAGACCGGTCTTTCCTTACGCTTTCGTCCGGCGAACAGCGGTTGGCACTTTTGGCGCGTGCGTTTGTAAAAGATCCGGACCTGATTATCTTGGATGAACCGTTGCATGGGTTGGATGTGAGCAATAAGAAGAAGGCGGCTGCCATTATCGAGCAGTTTTGTTCGTGTCCGGGAAAGACGCTGATCTATGTCACACACTATCCGCATGAATTGCCGTCTTGTGTGGATAGACGTTTTGAATTAGTTAAACACGCTTAA
- a CDS encoding SusC/RagA family TonB-linked outer membrane protein, producing MRAQEIGVKSNLKIFMESDNQMLEEVMVVAYGTAKKSAFTGSAAVLKSEEIGKIQTSNAMSTLAGKAAGVQLSTASGQPGVSSPSIRIRGISSINAGNTPLIILDGSPFDGDMNSINTQDIESMTVLKDAASNALYGARGANGVIMITTKQGQKGDARVTLDAKWGVNSRATKTYNTINDPAQYYEVYYTGLKNMFMANGNGAAQAHYLANQNLCANNSYGLWYNVFNVPAGQAMIGSNGKLNPNATIGNLVNYNGQEYLLTPDDWLDAAYKNSLRQEYNVTISSGNQKSSFYSSFGYLKNEGIVDNSDYTRFVGRLKADYQVKDWLKVGANASFTHYDMNSFVSGGDGDGSSVSSGNIFAAATQVAPIYPLFIRDKNGNVLIDANGNTMYDYGDGGNAGLERPVFGKSNALSDAILNTYATDGNTINGTAFAEISFLKDFKFTTTNSVYVDESRLTTVTNPYYGSYASSNGILGKTHSRRYSVNYQQLLNYVKSIGLHNITAMIGHEYYRTQYFYTYGSKSNMFDPSNHELAGAVTDGSSNSYTTDYNTEGYFARVQYNFDEKYYASASYRRDASSRFHPDNRWGNFWSAGAAWLISKENFFQNSDALKFIDMLKIKASYGSQGNDNIADSYETPRYTNTYDIVNSSGHPASVPKVLGNKDITWETNGNFNAGFDFEMFKSRFSGTFEFFNRKTSDMLFSFPLPPSYGYTSYYANIGDMRNRGLELDLKGVILQTKDFYWDVNVNLTHYKNKVSYLPDERKTMTTPEGVQGYSSGNHFFGEGIPLYTFYMQKYAGVNEQGEALYFKDVKDDKGNITREKTTNYSEATQYLCGSSLPDVYGGFGTSVSWKGFDFSIDFAYQIGGKVYDGDYSSAMNSPTASSKGHVIHADILNAWTPENTTSNIPRFQYGDSYTAATSDRFLTSGSYLSLQNINFGYTLPTRVCRPLGIQKLRLYLAADNVALWTKRQGLDPRQTISGEGTASYYAPIRTVSGGITLTF from the coding sequence ATGAGAGCCCAGGAAATTGGGGTAAAATCTAACTTAAAAATTTTTATGGAATCTGACAATCAGATGCTTGAAGAAGTAATGGTTGTCGCTTATGGTACTGCTAAAAAATCTGCATTTACAGGATCTGCGGCTGTTCTCAAATCTGAAGAGATCGGTAAAATACAGACATCAAATGCCATGAGTACACTGGCCGGTAAAGCTGCCGGCGTGCAACTGTCTACAGCATCAGGACAGCCTGGTGTTTCTTCACCAAGTATTCGTATTCGTGGTATCAGTTCTATCAATGCCGGCAATACTCCGTTGATCATCCTCGATGGTTCTCCTTTTGACGGAGATATGAACAGTATCAATACGCAGGATATTGAATCAATGACTGTGTTGAAGGACGCAGCTTCAAATGCTCTGTATGGTGCACGTGGTGCCAATGGTGTGATTATGATTACGACAAAACAAGGACAAAAAGGAGATGCGCGTGTGACATTAGATGCCAAATGGGGTGTAAACTCACGTGCAACTAAAACATATAATACGATTAATGATCCTGCACAATACTATGAAGTCTATTACACAGGTTTGAAAAATATGTTTATGGCTAACGGAAACGGTGCAGCACAGGCTCACTATCTGGCTAACCAAAACTTGTGTGCCAACAACAGTTACGGATTGTGGTATAATGTGTTTAATGTACCTGCAGGTCAGGCTATGATCGGTAGTAACGGAAAGTTGAATCCGAACGCTACAATCGGTAATCTTGTCAATTACAACGGACAGGAATATCTTTTGACTCCTGATGATTGGTTGGATGCTGCCTACAAAAACAGTTTGCGTCAAGAGTACAATGTAACAATCTCTTCCGGTAACCAGAAAAGTTCTTTTTATTCTTCTTTCGGTTATTTGAAAAACGAAGGTATTGTAGACAATTCTGATTATACTCGTTTTGTCGGTCGTTTGAAAGCGGATTATCAAGTAAAAGATTGGTTGAAAGTGGGTGCGAATGCCTCTTTCACTCATTACGATATGAATTCTTTCGTAAGTGGTGGCGATGGTGACGGAAGTTCGGTTTCTTCCGGTAATATTTTCGCTGCGGCTACTCAAGTGGCTCCAATCTATCCATTGTTTATCCGCGATAAAAACGGTAATGTACTGATTGATGCAAATGGCAATACGATGTACGATTATGGAGATGGTGGAAATGCTGGTTTGGAACGTCCTGTGTTTGGCAAATCTAATGCTTTGTCAGATGCTATTCTAAACACTTATGCAACAGATGGCAATACGATTAACGGAACTGCTTTTGCAGAAATTTCTTTCCTTAAAGATTTTAAGTTTACAACAACAAACAGTGTTTATGTAGATGAAAGCCGATTGACAACTGTAACAAATCCTTATTACGGTAGTTACGCTTCTTCAAACGGTATTTTAGGAAAAACACATAGTCGGAGATATTCAGTCAACTATCAGCAGTTATTGAACTATGTAAAATCAATCGGATTACATAATATCACAGCGATGATTGGTCACGAATATTATCGGACGCAGTACTTCTATACTTATGGTAGCAAATCCAATATGTTCGACCCAAGCAACCACGAACTGGCCGGTGCCGTGACTGACGGTTCTTCCAATTCATATACAACAGATTATAATACGGAAGGTTATTTTGCCCGTGTACAATATAATTTCGATGAAAAATATTACGCTTCAGCTTCTTATCGTCGAGATGCTTCTTCCCGTTTCCATCCGGATAACCGTTGGGGTAATTTCTGGTCAGCCGGTGCTGCTTGGTTGATTTCAAAAGAAAACTTTTTCCAGAACAGCGATGCTTTGAAATTTATCGATATGTTAAAGATCAAGGCTTCTTATGGTTCACAAGGTAATGACAATATCGCCGACAGTTATGAAACACCCCGCTATACAAATACGTATGATATCGTAAACTCGTCAGGCCACCCGGCATCAGTGCCTAAAGTATTAGGAAATAAAGACATCACATGGGAAACAAACGGAAACTTCAATGCTGGTTTTGATTTTGAAATGTTCAAAAGCCGTTTTAGCGGTACTTTTGAATTCTTTAATCGCAAGACTTCCGATATGCTATTCTCATTCCCATTGCCTCCTTCTTATGGTTATACATCTTATTATGCCAATATCGGTGATATGCGTAACAGAGGCCTCGAATTGGATTTGAAAGGTGTTATTCTCCAAACCAAAGATTTTTATTGGGATGTGAATGTCAATCTGACCCACTACAAAAACAAAGTAAGCTACTTGCCGGATGAACGTAAGACAATGACTACTCCTGAAGGCGTACAAGGTTATTCCAGCGGAAACCATTTCTTCGGTGAAGGTATTCCATTGTATACATTCTATATGCAGAAATATGCAGGTGTCAATGAACAGGGAGAAGCTCTTTATTTTAAAGATGTAAAAGACGATAAAGGTAATATTACACGCGAAAAGACAACTAACTACTCTGAAGCAACCCAGTATCTTTGCGGTTCTTCTCTGCCAGATGTATATGGTGGTTTTGGAACATCTGTAAGCTGGAAAGGATTTGACTTCTCGATTGATTTCGCATACCAGATTGGTGGAAAGGTATACGACGGGGATTATTCTTCTGCTATGAATTCTCCTACAGCCAGCAGTAAAGGACATGTAATCCACGCCGATATATTGAATGCATGGACTCCGGAAAATACAACGTCCAATATTCCTCGTTTCCAATATGGAGATTCTTATACCGCAGCGACATCTGATCGTTTCTTGACAAGCGGTTCTTACCTGAGTCTACAGAACATTAACTTCGGCTATACTTTGCCAACTAGAGTTTGCCGCCCGTTAGGCATCCAAAAATTAAGACTTTATCTGGCTGCCGATAATGTTGCCTTGTGGACAAAACGTCAAGGATTGGATCCACGACAGACTATCTCCGGAGAGGGTACAGCTTCTTACTATGCACCGATTCGTACCGTATCAGGTGGTATAACACTTACATTTTAA